Genomic segment of Desulforhopalus sp.:
CGATCCTGGCCGGCGGGACCGACAAGGCCAAGGTCCGCGAGGCCATCGAAGGACTGAAAAACCTGCCCGGTACCAGCGGTATCTATAATTTCTCCGCCACCGACCATAACGGCCTTGATCTGGACGCCTTTGAGATGATGACCGTCAAGAATGGCAAGTTCGTTCCCTATTCCAGCAAATAACCGAAACCGCAGCGATCACTGGCAACCGGAGCGGATACCCGCTCCGGTTGCGCTCATAAGGGGCCAGGACTTTCCCCGGACGTTTCCCAGCGTATGACAACCGAATTATTTATCCAGTATCTGGTGGCCGGGATCACCTACGGCAGCATTTATGCCATTGTTGCCATCGGTTTCAATATCATCTACAACACCACCGGCATCATCAACTTCGCCCAGGGCGAGTTCGTCATGCTCGGCGGCATGCTGTCGATCACCTGCCTGCAGTTTCTGCCTCTACCTTTGGCCATTTGCCTGGCGGTGCTGATCACCATGGTCATCGGCGCCGGGATTGAGATGCTGTTTATCCGCTGGCTGAAGAGCCCGGGAATCCTGCGGATGATTATCATCACCATAGGGCTGTCGATTATCATTCGCGAGGCGGCCCTGCACTTCTGGGGTTCCAATGTCCGTTCGCTGCCTTATTTTTTCGGCAATGAAATCAGTACCATCAATATCCTTGGCGCCCGGGTTTCACCGCAGGTGGTCTGGGTCATCGGTGTTTGCGGCCTGATGGTGCTCGGCCTCAATGTCTTTTTTCAGGCCACCTCCATCGGCCGGGAGATGCGGGCCTGTGCCGCCAATCGGGTGGCCGCCGTGCTCTGCGGTATCGATACCCGGAATATGGTGACCCTGTCCTTTGTCCTCAGCGCCGGCATCGGCGCCTTGGCCGGAGCGGTGATGTCGCCGATTACCTACACTCAATACGATATCGGCACCGGCCTGGCCATCAAAGGCTTTACCGTTGCCATCCTCGGTGGCCTGGGGAACTCCCTCGGGGCGGTGGCCGGCGGGCTCCTCCTCGGGGTCATTGAGGCCTTTTCCGTCTCCGTTGTGCCGCTCGCTTTCCAGGATGCCATTGCCATCGCCATCCTCCTGGTGATTCTTTTTGTCCGGCCGCACGGCCTGTTCGGCTCGGGTGCCGCGGCCGGCTTGAAGGAGTTTTGACGGCCATGGGTAAAAATCTGATCTTCCTTCCCATCATCGCCGCGGTGGTCCTGGTGCAACTCCTCACCGCCTGGACCGGCAGTGCCTATTACCTGACGCAGCTGACCATGTCCGCCTATTACTCGCTGCTCATTGTCGGTCTCTGTGTGCTGATGGGTTACGCTGGGCAGATTTCCCTCGGTCATGCCGGTTTCTTTGCCATCGGCGGCTATCTCTCGGCGGCCCTGACCACCCGCAACCTCATGCCATACGCCGGTCAATGGCCGGTGCGCCTGCTCGACTCCCTCGGCTGTCTGCAGGCCGGCCAGGATATCTACGGTGAGCCACTGCTGGTGGTCCTGCCCTGGGTTGCCTGCATCATCGCGGTTCTCGTCGCCCTGGGAATTTCCTTTGTTCTCGGCATTCCGGTGCTGAAGTTAAAAGGCCACTACCTGGCCATGGCTACCCTCGGATTTGGCATCATCATCTACCGGATCGTCCTGGCCAGCGCCTATTTCGGCGAGGCGGACGGCATCTCCGGTGTTCCCGGTTTCATGCTGGTGCCGGGATTGCAGATCAGCGGCGATGCCGCCTGGCGGGTGCCGAATTATTACATCGCCTGGACCGTGCTCCTCCTGGCCGTGCTCCTCCTCAGGCATCTCATCGACTCCAGGGTGGGCAGGGCACTTCGGGCCATTCACGGCTCGCCGGAGGCGGCCGATGCCATGGGCGTCGATACCGCCCGTTTCAAACTGCAGACCTTCATGCTGTCGGCGGTGTTTTCGGCCCTGGCCGGGGTGCTGCTCACCCACTATAACGGGGGGATCGGGCCCTCCGAGGCGGGTGTCATGAAATCGGTGCGCT
This window contains:
- a CDS encoding branched-chain amino acid ABC transporter permease, encoding MGKNLIFLPIIAAVVLVQLLTAWTGSAYYLTQLTMSAYYSLLIVGLCVLMGYAGQISLGHAGFFAIGGYLSAALTTRNLMPYAGQWPVRLLDSLGCLQAGQDIYGEPLLVVLPWVACIIAVLVALGISFVLGIPVLKLKGHYLAMATLGFGIIIYRIVLASAYFGEADGISGVPGFMLVPGLQISGDAAWRVPNYYIAWTVLLLAVLLLRHLIDSRVGRALRAIHGSPEAADAMGVDTARFKLQTFMLSAVFSALAGVLLTHYNGGIGPSEAGVMKSVRYVAIVAVGGMANLWGALAMGIVLNFLSLRGFFGTYDDAVFGAILIAIMLFAPNGILSLQLGRVWQYLPFLRRKKPAAKEA
- a CDS encoding branched-chain amino acid ABC transporter permease, with protein sequence MTTELFIQYLVAGITYGSIYAIVAIGFNIIYNTTGIINFAQGEFVMLGGMLSITCLQFLPLPLAICLAVLITMVIGAGIEMLFIRWLKSPGILRMIIITIGLSIIIREAALHFWGSNVRSLPYFFGNEISTINILGARVSPQVVWVIGVCGLMVLGLNVFFQATSIGREMRACAANRVAAVLCGIDTRNMVTLSFVLSAGIGALAGAVMSPITYTQYDIGTGLAIKGFTVAILGGLGNSLGAVAGGLLLGVIEAFSVSVVPLAFQDAIAIAILLVILFVRPHGLFGSGAAAGLKEF